DNA from Ignavibacteria bacterium:
TTTTCTTTGACTGTAAAATCCTATTGCACCTACATCATGAGTGGCAATTATATCATTTTCAGCTGTGTTATCTTTTATCCATAACGCAGCTTTTACATGTCTGTCATAAATATAACGGCATTCTGTGGCATATAGCTGTTTGTTTTGGTTGTAATTAATAGCAGAAATAACAAGAGTTATCCCAACAATCAGAATAAAAAATCCGTTTGCAAAAGAACGGCTGTTGAAGGATGAAGCGAGAATTTGTGAAATGTCACGAAATCCGCGCATTGAAACAAGAATTAAAAAAGGAATAAGCGGCATAAGGTATCTGCCGAATCTGTGCGTATATGGGAGCTTGAACCAATAAATGAAAACCAGACAGAAACAAAATAAAATATAACCGCTGTTTTGATTATACTTTCTTTTTATTAAATCATATACATACTTTAATGTTGAAAATAAAAATCCAATCATAATTATTCCATAAGCACCGGTAGTATAGTATCCCCAAACCTCTTCACTAAGAAAATAGTCCCTTGTTCGCATCATCGGTGCATCAAGTTTTGCGTTGTATGTGTTCGGCAAGAGAGAACCCGAAAGAACGAGATTCATAATAAAATATAGAATTAATATTCCTCCTGCTACTCCCGCAATTTTCATTAAATCATTTTTGGTGAAAAGCTGTAATGATTTGTCCGTCTTTGCGAAGTAAGAGACGATGATGTAATCAATTATGATTGCTCCGTAAAAAGCAACCGCATCGGGACGGGTCCAGAAAGTTAACGCAAAAAGAATTGCAAACGGAATGGCTTTTCGTTTTTTGTAAAAATAAAATCCGGCAATCAGAAAAAAGATATACATCGTTGTTTCCATTCCGCTGTCGGCAATGAAATTCATCCATTTATCGAGAATGAAAATTCCCGTGCATGCGAGCGCGAAATAATTTTCCTTGCCGAACTCAAATGAACTTAGCTTATAAAATGCAATGACCGAACAAATTAAAAAAGCTATGCCGAGGACATAGCTGAGAATCATTTCATTTTTAGTTATGAAAAATCCTGCGGCAAGAAGAATTGTATAAACAGGCGATGTGGAGCCGGCAGTTGCCATTTCGTTTTTGAAATATGAGAAACTTCCGTACTCGGCGAGATTTTTTGCAAACGTAAGATGAATCCAGGGGTCATCAAGCGGAAAGCTGCTGACTCCGTTCTGCGAATTTGCGTAGCTGATGTAATATATAGAGAGAACTGCCGAAATTATCGCAAGAATTACATAAATAAGCAGTTTTTGTGTTTTCTGCGGCTCAAACGGAACAGTTATATTGACTTCTGTTTTCTGAGCTTTACCCTGTTTTTGGGATGCCGGTTTCTGTGCTTGTGCTTTTTTCTGTGACGGTTTTTTAGACATCATTCAAATTATCAATCAAAATATCAATTTGAAAGACGTATTTAAACAGAAAAAGGAGTTACCCCACACTTACCCAGTCATCTGTACCGGTTGTCCCTTTTGAAATATAGATAGCATCGGTAGCAGTGTCTATATATATGCTTCCGGTTTTTGCGGGTGCTGAGCCGGGAGCGCCTTCACCTTCGACAATCAGAGCAAGTCCATCGCGGAGCGTGCTGACCTTAATCATTTTTTTATCGTTTCCGCCCTCTGAATCTTCAATGAGAAAAATATCGTTTTCATGTATGGAAGTTTTTTCATCAAGCCCGGATATCTGGTCGGATTTATCCATTCTGATGGTATCGGAAAGAAATTCTTCGCGAGTGATTTTCTTTTTGCTGTTTGCATCGTCCGAATCTTCAATCATAATAATATCATCGTCTGCAATCGCTTCTTTGCTGTCAACAGATTCAATCTGATTTGGTTTATCAATGCGCACTGCTTTTGCGAGCAGATTGTCGAGGGTGATGCGTTTTGTTTCTCCTCCCGAAACAACGGGAAGAATATCGCTGTCACCGATTTCGGTGAGCTCGGTTAGTTCTGAAATTTTATTTGCTGCCATGTTTTTAAATGTGAATTTGTGAGTATTTATAAGAGAATTAATTCGTTTGATTGTGTTAAGATATAATCATGCTGCTCGTTGGTCAGAAATTTTACGTTGCTTACCTCTATATTCGGAATGCCGGTATTAACTTCGTGCCATAATATTGAACTTCCGGGATTAGTCAGTTGAATTTTGCTTTTAAATTTAAAAACCAAATCTTTATTGCCGGGTGAGTTCACGCCGCCGTAATGCTCTCCAAGAACCAGCTGTTCTTCGGAATCATCTACAACATAAAAAAACCTGGACTGTTCTTTGTGCGGATACAACAGAACAGTAAAATCTTTCTGAAGATAATGCAAGACCTGAATGAGTTTCACTATTTCAGATGATTGAGCAAGTGTGGAATAATCAAGCGTCCAGAAATATTCGGCATACTGAAATTTTCGAATATAGGTTCCATTATAAAGCTTATGCTCAGTGTAATTTTGTTGGAGATATTCGGTCAATGCCTGGTATCTTAATGAAAGTGTTATGATTAACCAGTTTTGTGACGACGGAATCCAGATTTTGAAAAAAGGAGAATCATAACCATTCGTCATCTCCGAGTAAAACGTTCGCTGCAACCGGTCTGAAAACATTCTTAGAGTAGTAATTACTCAAAGCAATTTTACTTAAACCGCCGCGCCGGGAAATTAATCTTAAAACATTTAAATCAATGGAAGCATTAGCAGATACTGCGGTTGAAAAACCGAAGCCGAAATCTTTTCGCTTAAAATTAAAACAATATTATAATGTTCAGCATCCGGTGCACGGAAATTTTTTCGGACGATTAACTTTCTTAAGCCGAAGGAACAATTATGCAGAATTTGAAGTAATCGTAAATAGGACTGAATTTAAATTCATCCCCGCGTCACTCAGCAGTTGCCGAATTAAACAACATTCTAAGGAGGAATTAGAGCCATGAAATGTCCTCATTGCAATACTATGCTTATAACTTACCCTAAGACAAAAAGGAATTATAAGATAGTGAAGACAACCCCACTAAGCACAGTCAGAATAAGAGTTGCTTTATGTCTGACATGCTGCAATACATTTTTAACAGAAGAAAAAGTTTCCATTGAAGCTCCGGTGAAATATATTTCTGCCGAAGAAGATGATGAATTTTATCAATAAATGAATTGGTGAAGTGAGTTGAAAAGATAAATTGCCTGAAGCTTTGTAAGATAGTGTTCGAGAGTTTTCCCAGCCCTTAGTTTAAGCCAGCCGAAGATTCCCGCCTTACATATTTATACCCCGCTATTCCTCACACAACACTTTGTAACCCTGGTGCTGTAAAAGTGGTCAGGGTCAAAGTTTCTTTCATATCACGAAACCACAAAAGCACAAAACTGTTTCATAAATAATTAACAATTTCGTGTTTTTGTGGATTTTGTGTTAAACTTAAGCTTTATTTCACAAGCATCATGCTTTTGCTCTGAACAAACTTCATGCTCATTCCGTCCTGTGCAAAAACTTCAAGCTTATAAAAATACATTCCGCTTGAAAGATTGTTTGCATTCCAGTTAACTTCGTAACTGCCGCTGTTCAAATGTTTATTGACAGGGACATCGGCTATTCGTCCAAGAATGTCAAAAATCGTCAGTTTTACATAAGCGTTTGTTGTTAAATCAAATTTTATGTGTGTAGCAGGGTTAAAAGGATTAGGATAGTTCTGGTATAAATTAAATTTCTCGGGTTGTGTTGAGCTGATTGGATTGATAGACATCGGGTTGCCGAACTTGAACGTTGCAAATACGGGAATATGGTCTGCGGCATAATGAAGCGCGTCAGCGATTGAATCTGCGACTGCAAGGTTCGGACGCTTGTTTATGCTGTCATTATAATGCTGTCCGTCATTGCCGTAAGGCGTGAGCGAATTATTTACATAAATAATTCTTCCGTTTGTTGCCATTGCGTTGGAATATAAAATCATGTCGAATCTGTCATCCATTCCGCCA
Protein-coding regions in this window:
- a CDS encoding tetratricopeptide repeat protein: MMSKKPSQKKAQAQKPASQKQGKAQKTEVNITVPFEPQKTQKLLIYVILAIISAVLSIYYISYANSQNGVSSFPLDDPWIHLTFAKNLAEYGSFSYFKNEMATAGSTSPVYTILLAAGFFITKNEMILSYVLGIAFLICSVIAFYKLSSFEFGKENYFALACTGIFILDKWMNFIADSGMETTMYIFFLIAGFYFYKKRKAIPFAILFALTFWTRPDAVAFYGAIIIDYIIVSYFAKTDKSLQLFTKNDLMKIAGVAGGILILYFIMNLVLSGSLLPNTYNAKLDAPMMRTRDYFLSEEVWGYYTTGAYGIIMIGFLFSTLKYVYDLIKRKYNQNSGYILFCFCLVFIYWFKLPYTHRFGRYLMPLIPFLILVSMRGFRDISQILASSFNSRSFANGFFILIVGITLVISAINYNQNKQLYATECRYIYDRHVKAALWIKDNTAENDIIATHDVGAIGFYSQRKIVDVAGLISPEVISKLKESNYNVIMTEYMKQKNVSYLVFLQEWYRVVNQNPLYSTADSLEPEIMEIYKFIPETTLILSNDSRNMNIYAGNLIQQKAYQQAINVLNRSLASTPNSSYTYYLLALAYALGGDEKNAEANLMKALQYFPDFKEVLIALGDINLRRGNLTDAKKYLNRAVIIDPGNSKALSLLNSIPDTVNSNTQSDTLK